GTAGCCGAACGCGTCGCTGCCCACCAGGGCGCCCACGAGCTCCTCGGCGTACTTCATGACCAGCTCGGTGCCCCGGGTGGCGATCGAGCGGCACTCGTCGGGGGTGACGCCGAAGACGACGCGCTGGAAGAGCGGCGCGGTGGCGTTGTAGAGGTGCACGGTGGCCCGGTCGGCGCCGACCAGCGACTGCACGGTGCGCTCGATCAGGTCCTCACGGGCCTGGGTCAGCACCGAGATCTGCACGTCGTCGGGGATCCGGTCCTGCTCGATGAGCTGGCGCACGAAGTCGAAGTCGATCTGGCTGGCGCTGGGGAAGCCGACCTCGATCTCCTTGTAGCCCATCTTCACCAGCAGCTCGAACATCTCGAGCTTGCGCACCGGCGTCATCGGGTCGATGAGCGCCTGGTTGCCGTCGCGCAGGTCGGTGGAGAGCCACCGGGGCGCGGTGGTGAGCTTCTTCGTCGGCCAGGTGCGGTCGGGGACGTCGACCGGCACGAAGGGCCGGTATCGCTCGACGGGCATCGCGCTGGTGCGCTGGTTGTTCGCGGTCCTGCTCAGATCGGTCATGGGGTCCTCGCTGGTGGGAAGCGGTGCCGGGCACAGCGCACTCTCCGCAACGAGGGGGCCGGCGTGCTCAGGCCTCGTTGCGGCAGCGAAGGAGCAGCGATGCGCGCGTCATGACGTCCTCCAGGCTATCGCACGCCCGGTGGGTGCCACGTCGGGGCCGCTACCGTGGACCCATGGCGAGGCTGCTGGTGGTCCACCACTCCCCGACCCCCACCGTGCAGGCGCTCACGGACGCGGTCGTGGCCGGCACCCGCGACGACGCCGTGGAGGGCGTCGACGTGGTGGTCCGGGCCGCGCTCGAGGCCCACGCCGACGACGTGCTCGCGGCCGACGGGGTGCTGCTCGGCACCCCGGCGAACTTCGGCTACATGTCGGGGGCGCTCAAGCACTTCTTCGACACCATCTTCCTCCAGGCCGGAGGGGCCC
This Nocardioides dokdonensis FR1436 DNA region includes the following protein-coding sequences:
- a CDS encoding flavodoxin family protein; this translates as MARLLVVHHSPTPTVQALTDAVVAGTRDDAVEGVDVVVRAALEAHADDVLAADGVLLGTPANFGYMSGALKHFFDTIFLQAGGALGDDGSAGTGGAARVPYGLWVHGRYDTTGAVRSVQSIVQALAWTQRAEVLEVVGDVEQRHLDAAYELGGTLAALLVPD